A single window of Ananas comosus cultivar F153 linkage group 19, ASM154086v1, whole genome shotgun sequence DNA harbors:
- the LOC109724553 gene encoding pentatricopeptide repeat-containing protein At1g22960, mitochondrial-like, producing MLFSAAVPSKTLASPNLLLLLLRRRRRIPLRLFRWAERHPSFAPSPAPFCAALALLADAGLARAAFSVAERALRLGLHGVVDLLLLLVGSGGAEFRFEFAVSDATAAKLLDLLLWVYTKCSMAERAVSAFYKMAAHGLSPDVRNCNRILRALRDAGRWAEVRAVYGEMARLGVEPTIVTYNTMLDSFCKEGKAEEALALLGEMELLGSKCVPNDVTYNVVINGLSKKGELDKARKLLDKMRRSGKVSAFTYNPLISGLFAKGLVEEALSLKDEMEKRGVAPTVATYNALIYGLCRCGRMDEAREKFFEMGKSKLSQDIISYNSLIYGYCRVGNVREALYFFERLRHSRILPTARTFNILIDGYCKSGALGEAQKLKKDMVESGFSPDVCTYTILVNTSCKLGNLAMAKELFDEMQNKDLQPDCFAYNTRIAGELMLGTVSQAFRLREEMTARGIPSDTVTYNVLMDGLSKTGSLRKAYGLWQKMISEGFQPDCFTYTSLIHAHCKRGRLREAKDIFDSMVENNFSPSLVTYTILIHAHGKKGNLKVAYELFRRMMENNVSPNEITYNALIDGFCRKGRTELAYQLFCEMKEKGLNPNKYSYTLLIDGYCDEGKWSEAMKLYGEMYEKDIRPDSFTHSALFKGLGENYKHHAVHYLENDVLGS from the coding sequence ATGCTCTTCTCCGCCGCCGTCCCTTCCAAAACCCTAGCCTCTCCgaatctcctccttctcctcctccgccgccgccgccgcatccccCTCCGCCTCTTCCGCTGGGCCGAGCGCCACCCCTCCTTCGCCCCCTCCCCCGCCCCCTTCTGcgccgccctcgccctcctcgccgACGCCGGCCTCGCCCGCGCCGCCTTCTCCGTCGCCGAGCGCGCCCTCCGCCTCGGCCTCCACGGCGTCgtcgacctcctcctcctcctcgtcggcagcggcggcgccgaGTTCAGGTTCGAATTCGCCGTCTCCGATGCCACCGCGGCGAAGCTCCTCGACCTCCTCCTCTGGGTGTACACCAAGTGCTCGATGGCGGAGCGCGCCGTGTCCGCCTTCTACAAGATGGCGGCGCACGGCCTCTCCCCGGACGTCCGGAACTGCAACAGGATCCTCAGGGCCCTGCGGGACGCGGGGCGGTGGGCGGAGGTGCGGGCGGTGTACGGCGAGATGGCGAGGCTCGGCGTGGAGCCGACGATCGTGACGTACAACACGATGCTCGATTCCTTCTGCAAGGAAGGTAAGGCCGAAGAAGCCCTTGCGCTGCTCGGCGAAATGGAGCTGCTGGGGAGTAAATGCGTGCCCAACGACGTCACCTACAATGTGGTCATCAATGGTTTATCCAAAAAGGGGGAGCTTGATAAGGCACGCAAGTTGCTCGATAAAATGCGGAGGTCGGGAAAGGTCTCGGCTTTTACGTATAACCCTCTCATCAGCGGGCTATTCGCGAAAGGCCTAGTCGAGGAGGCATTAAGCTTAAAGGATGAGATGGAAAAGAGAGGCGTGGCGCCGACTGTGGCCACGTACAACGCCTTGATCTATGGTTTGTGTAGATGCGGGCGCATGGATGAGGCCAGGGAGAAGTTCTTCGAGATGGGCAAGTCGAAATTGTCACAGGATATAATCTCTTACAACTCTTTGATATATGGTTACTGTCGTGTCGGGAATGTACGGGAGGCTCTTTATTTTTTCGAGCGTTTGCGACATTCTCGTATTCTGCCGACTGCGAGGACATTCAACATTCTTATAGATGGTTACTGTAAATCAGGAGCCTTGGGCGAGGCTCAGAAGCTTAAGAAGGACATGGTCGAATCCGGGTTTTCGCCCGATGTGTGTACTTACACTATTCTTGTGAATACTTCATGCAAACTGGGGAATCTTGCCATGGCCAAAGAGCTTTTTGACGAGATGCAAAACAAGGACTTGCAGCCGGATTGCTTCGCCTACAATACAAGAATAGCAGGGGAGTTAATGCTTGGGACTGTTTCTCAAGCTTTTAGATTGAGAGAGGAGATGACAGCAAGAGGCATTCCATCTGATACGGTCACCTACAATGTTCTAATGGATGGTTTAAGCAAGACAGGAAGTCTAAGAAAAGCGTATGGGCTATGGCAGAAGATGATTAGTGAGGGTTTTCAGCCGGACTGTTTTACTTATACTAGTTTAATTCATGCTCATTGTAAGAGGGGCCGCCTACGAGAAGCAAAGGATATATTCGATAGCATGGTCGAGAATAACTTTTCCCCGTCACTTGTAACCTACACTATTCTAATTCATGCCCATGGCAAGAAAGGAAATCTGAAAGTTGCGTATGAGCTATTCCGGAGAATGATGGAAAATAATGTTTCACCGAATGAAATTACTTACAATGCCCTTATAGATGGCTTTTGCAGAAAAGGAAGGACTGAATTGGCTTATCAGCTCTTTTGCGAGATGAAGGAAAAAGGATTGAATCCTAACAAGTATTCTTACACTTTATTGATTGATGGGTATTGTGATGAAGGTAAATGGAGTGAAGCAATGAAGCTGTATGGTGAGATGTACGAGAAAGATATCCGTCCAGATTCATTCACCCACAGTGCCTTATTTAAGGGATTGGGTGAAAATTACAAGCACCATGCAGTTCACTACTTAGAGAATGATGTTCTTGGCAGTTAA